TAAATGTAACTTGGTTGTTTAAATGATCAAATATTTCTTTATTCTTACTATACTTTGCAATTGGAAACCCAAATTCAGTAAATACACCAAAGCCATCAGTAAAAAAGTAACGACCTCCAAGATGACCTCCAAAATTGTGTAATCCTAAGCTTAAACCTGGATAAATATCTAATTGTTCTACACCAATTACACTGCTTAAATTTGCATTAATTCTAAATTTCGCATCAAAACGATCTTCAAAACTTGGTTCTTCATTAATATAAGAAGTGTCTCCATATATACCGGAATAGTTATCTACTCCTAATAAATAAGTAGCCACAAATCCATAAGAGAAATTTTCACCAAGACCAAAATCAGCAGAGCCCTGAATTCCTGAACCGCCGTCTTGAATATTGGCACCAATATTAATTTTCGCATCACCTTTGCCTTTAAAAGCTTGTTGTGCATTTGTTATTCCAAAAGAAACTAAAAATAAAACTGTGATAATTTTTTTCATTTGTTGAAAATATAAATAGATAATTAATTTTCGGCAAATATAATATTTAGATTTTATTTCGCCCTTTTTCAGTAGGATATAAACTAGGTAAAGGTTCGCTTTGCCAAAACTGTTTTGTATCCACATCCAGTATTGTTAGAGGTCCTTTAAAAGCTGCACTAGTATCGATATTCCAGATATTGGCTTTTTGCACTGGCGTGGTTTTTCCAATACGAGAAACTGGAGTGTGACCAATGTAGATTTCATTATATAATGTAAATCGTTTAGGATAGAGTAAGTGATCTGGTTTTAATTTTGTGTCTAGTGCTAATGCAGTTTCCCAAAGCGTTCTGTCCCAATAAAACAACTTAGGAAAATATTCATAATTTACTCCATTCATGTTGGTAAAGCCAGCGTGTATGAACATTCTATTTTGTTCATCTAAGTGATAATCTTTTAACGATTCTAAGAATTTCACATGCTT
The Flavobacterium sp. 5 DNA segment above includes these coding regions:
- a CDS encoding metallophosphoesterase, giving the protein MRTLVIGDIHGGLRALHQILERASVTTNDKLIFLGDYVDGWSQSPQVIDFLIALQKTHDVVCIRGNHDELLREWLEDNKDNEQWYQHGGEATVLAYESVNSETKKKHVKFLESLKDYHLDEQNRMFIHAGFTNMNGVNYEYFPKLFYWDRTLWETALALDTKLKPDHLLYPKRFTLYNEIYIGHTPVSRIGKTTPVQKANIWNIDTSAAFKGPLTILDVDTKQFWQSEPLPSLYPTEKGRNKI
- a CDS encoding DUF6646 family protein; this translates as MKKIITVLFLVSFGITNAQQAFKGKGDAKINIGANIQDGGSGIQGSADFGLGENFSYGFVATYLLGVDNYSGIYGDTSYINEEPSFEDRFDAKFRINANLSSVIGVEQLDIYPGLSLGLHNFGGHLGGRYFFTDGFGVFTEFGFPIAKYSKNKEIFDHLNNQVTFSIGASFNLD